GATTTAAAGAAAATAGAAAAAGAAATTTTACAATTACTGGCCACCTACTGCCCTCTATTGCTGACAGAAAAAATCCAAACACTTATATTTTCGCAAGTTTTTATCTCGTAAAAGATCATCACGGGGACTCTATTGCATGGCGCACCTTATTCTTGCTTCACAGTCAACACGTCGTAAAGAAATACTAAGTTATTTCAATCTGCCTTTCAAGCAAGTTTCCCCATCCTTTGATGAACATAGTGTTATTTATAAACGTGACCCTATAAAATATGTTTCTTCAATAGCCGAAGGTAAAGCACAAGCGGTAAAAGAGATTTGCAAGCATGAGGCAATTTTAGCAGCAGATACAATTGTATACCGCTCAGGTAAAGTTTATCATAAGCCCCAAACTGAGCAAGAAGCTTTTAATATGCTCTTGAGCCTAGCAGGCAAATGGCATAGTGTTTTTACAGGAGTCGTGCTCTTATACAATGCGAATTTATACACGGGTTGGGAAGAAACCCGCGTTTTATTTAATCACCTAACAAAAGAAGATATCTACCGTTATCATCAAAAAATTCATTGGGCCGACAAAGCGGGTGGCTACGCAATACAAAGAGCGGGCAGCTTAATCGTAAATAAAATTGATGGGTGTTACTATAATGTAATGGGGCTTCCCCTTAACACCCTTCGCTCTTTGCTAAAAAACTGTGGAATAGACCTGTTGGATTATGTACCTTAAGATAAAAATTAAGTGGTTGTATGGCTTACTATGCTTTTTATTCCCTTACACCTCTATAATAGCAGATAATGATAAAGAACATACCGAGTATAACCACTCACATTTGTTGTTTCTTGTACGTATGGGGAATGTTTCTCAAGCTATAAAAGCTTATGAGTGTCACCACAAGCGAACTGGGAAGCATGATTTTGAGTTCCTTCAAGAAATGGCTCTTCTTTTATTAGACCAAGGTTATCGCTGTTCTGACTTTGACACCCGCCTGATGACTTTATTTGGAGCAGGCATTAGTCTTAATGAAAGATCCCTTTATATCTTGAAAGAAGGAATAAGCAGCGGCATCCCAGAACTACAACTTATTAGCCTTAATTTCCTTTCTCAGTATCAAAATGATCAAGCGGATGAAAATTTACAACGCGCCTTAAACACTAGGCATCCATTAATTCGTTTAGAAGCCGCCTATCTTTTAGCGCAAAAAAAATCTCCTCGTGCCTATGCCTATGCGGAAGCATTAATGTATCGTTGGGAAGGAATTCTGGAAGACTTATTTCCTGAATTCTTTGCGATGATTGGTACTCCCGAAGCCCTCCATATGCTATGCAAATTAATGAGTCATCCTCATGAAGAAGTACGTTTAGCTGCCATCATTAATGCCGCTAAATATGGCTGCGATGAACTTTTATATAAAATTCATACTCTTGCCACTCATCAAGAAAAAGCACAGCAAGAAGCCTCAGCATTTGCCTTAGGCCTACTTAAAGATGATACCTCAATTCCTGCGCTTAAAAATTTATCTTGCTCGAATGTATCCTATGTACAGCTTACTGCCTGGAAAGCTTTATATGATCTAGGCTGTAAAGAATACAAAATACTTATAGAAAATGCAGCTAAGCAAAAGGATATCTATGCCATTTTTTTGTTAGGTGAACTGCAGGAAAGCCAGGACTGTTTAGCCCTATTAGTTAATGACCCTAATATACAGGTAAGAGTTAATGCAGCAATGGCGCTGCTTTACCTTCAAGATCCACGTTGTTTAAAAGTCTTGCTACAAGATATTTTAATTACCAATCACCAAGACATGTGTTATTCCTCCGTATGTTCTCCAGGTAGAAGCCTTACGGCTTGGAGAGCAACTCCTTGCGCACACCAGCATTTTAAGGATAACCTCTATGCTTTTGAAAGATCGTTAAAGATGAGAGAATCAGCCCTAGCAAAAGCTCTTGACCTTCCGGAACAAGCTTTTTTACAGGTAGCTAAAATGCTATTCACTTGCCAGCAAAACGATCTTATCCCTAGTTTGACAGATTTACTTAAAAAATTAAATACTCCTGCCGCCATTGCTTTACTTAAAGGGCATCAACAGCAAATAGGCGCCCCGCTTATCCGTAATTACTGTAATCTAGCTCTCTACTCTTTGAAAGTAAAAGGCCCTTATAAGGAGAATCTCTATAGTTGGGTTGTCAACAGCAAGAAAAATGAGCTTCTTCAATTTCGCCCCTTTTTACCTAGCCAATTGCGTGATTCAAAAGATAATTACCACTTAACCCTTGAAGAGCATTCACAACTAGCGATCGCTTCCTTTGAAGCTCTTATACAAAATAAAGATGAACAAGCTGTTAATCTTTTATTAGAGGCTATGCAAGATGGAAATTCTATCAATAGGTACGCATTCGCAGGACTGCTCATGCGTGCTATTCATTAAAAGCTTTTTATCTTGCATAAAGCTTGAAGGATTAATCATTAGTGGTTTTTATTAGTTTAATGCT
The window above is part of the Neochlamydia sp. AcF84 genome. Proteins encoded here:
- a CDS encoding nucleoside triphosphate pyrophosphatase is translated as MAHLILASQSTRRKEILSYFNLPFKQVSPSFDEHSVIYKRDPIKYVSSIAEGKAQAVKEICKHEAILAADTIVYRSGKVYHKPQTEQEAFNMLLSLAGKWHSVFTGVVLLYNANLYTGWEETRVLFNHLTKEDIYRYHQKIHWADKAGGYAIQRAGSLIVNKIDGCYYNVMGLPLNTLRSLLKNCGIDLLDYVP
- a CDS encoding HEAT repeat domain-containing protein, producing MYLKIKIKWLYGLLCFLFPYTSIIADNDKEHTEYNHSHLLFLVRMGNVSQAIKAYECHHKRTGKHDFEFLQEMALLLLDQGYRCSDFDTRLMTLFGAGISLNERSLYILKEGISSGIPELQLISLNFLSQYQNDQADENLQRALNTRHPLIRLEAAYLLAQKKSPRAYAYAEALMYRWEGILEDLFPEFFAMIGTPEALHMLCKLMSHPHEEVRLAAIINAAKYGCDELLYKIHTLATHQEKAQQEASAFALGLLKDDTSIPALKNLSCSNVSYVQLTAWKALYDLGCKEYKILIENAAKQKDIYAIFLLGELQESQDCLALLVNDPNIQVRVNAAMALLYLQDPRCLKVLLQDILITNHQDMCYSSVCSPGRSLTAWRATPCAHQHFKDNLYAFERSLKMRESALAKALDLPEQAFLQVAKMLFTCQQNDLIPSLTDLLKKLNTPAAIALLKGHQQQIGAPLIRNYCNLALYSLKVKGPYKENLYSWVVNSKKNELLQFRPFLPSQLRDSKDNYHLTLEEHSQLAIASFEALIQNKDEQAVNLLLEAMQDGNSINRYAFAGLLMRAIH